The genomic interval GTCAAGAGGCGGATCGCCGTCGGGGAGCTGAAGGTCGGGCAACAGCTGCCCTCGGTTCGCGACCTCGCCCAGCAGGTCGTCGTGAACCCGAATACGGTGCAGAAGGCCTATCTTGAGCTGGAGCGTGAAGGGTATGTCGCGACGCAGCGCGGCATGGGGACCTTCGTGTCCGGCGACCACGATACCGTCGACCTTCTGCGGCAGGGGCTTGCGCGCGACATCGTGGAGGCATATGTTGCGGGCATGCGCTCGCTGGGGTATGGCCCGGAGGAGATTGCGGCGATGGCAGGAGAGGCAGCCAGGAAGGAGACGAAATGAGCATGCTCGTACAGATCAGCAGTCTCACCAAGCGCTACATCACGACGACGGCGCTGTCCGACGTCACGCTGGAGTTGCCCGAAGGGCACATCATGGGACTGCTCGGTCCCAACGGCAGTGGCAAGACGACACTGATGAAGATCCTCGCAGGCCTGGTATCGCCTACGTCGGGGAGTGTCCTTGTGGATGGTATGGCTCCGGGCGTCGAGACCAAGGCAATCGTCTCGTTTCTGCCAGACGTGAACCACCTCGACCGGTGGATGTCGGTCGGCGAGGCCGGTGACTTCTATGCAGATTTCTATGTGGATTTCGACCAGAAGCGTTTTGAGGAGCTGCTCGCCATCATGCGCCTCACCTCCGGTCAGAAGATCGGCTCGCTGTCCAAGGGGATGGTCGAAAAGGCCAGGCTGTCGCTGGTCTTCTCACGCCGGGCACGGCTCTACGTCCTGGACGAGCCCTTCGGGGGACTGGACCCCCTTGCGCGCAGTCAGGTTCTGGACGCCCTGGTCGCCAACTTCCGCACTGACTGCTCGATGATTCTGTCGACACAGATGGTTGCCGAGGTCGAGCGCTTCTTCGACGATGTCGTCTTCCTCGACAGTGGTCGTGTGGTCCTGGCAGGCGATGCCGAAGAGCTGCGCACGAGGCGAGGCGCATCGATCGAGGAGATTTACAGGGAGGTGTACGGACATGTGGAAGCTCGTTAGGTATCAGCTCAGGGGCCGCAGACTCCTCTACACGATTGGACTCATCATCATGGGTGCGCTGACGCTGTATCAGGCGACGCGCTTCATCGGGATGTGGGAGAATCCGCTGCAGTCGGCTCCTGTCTCGATGGGCGTTCCGCTGGCGATGGCCTTCTTCTGGGTCCTGTTCTACGCGGTCATGACGGTCATCAACATTGTCACCTATACGCAGGACCTTTATGGCGACACCGGGTACCTTGTCTTCGGCTTGCCGCTCCGCGGAGCAGAGGTCCTGGGTTCCCGTATCGTGCTGCTGGTCGTCGATACGCTCATGACCCTGCTGGGTGGCATGACAAGCGTCATCGTCCTGGCGTGCCTTGCTCCAGGTCTGGCTCAGGAGATACGGCCCTGGGTCGGCAGGTTTCTGCTGACCGGCGACTACTGGGTGATGTGCCTCGGCGTCCTGGCAGTGATTGTCAGCTTCATGGCGATCATGTTCTTTGGTGTGACGTTTGGCAAGACGCTCACCAACTCGAAGAAGCATCTTGGAAGCGTCTTCTCTGCGTTCGTCGTCATCGTCGTGCTGTGGTTGAGCGCGCTGCTCGGCAGCCTGCTCGAGATGCAACTGATCGAGGGGGTCCACCTCACCCTGAACCCCTGGGAAAACATGCCGTTCCTGGGAGCGGGGACGCAGCCGGTCCAGTTTCCGCTGGTCTCTCCGCTGATGTTTGTTGCGCTCGGCGTTCTGGCGTTTGCCGTGACGTCCTGGCTCATGGACCGCAAGCTCAACCTGTAGAGGGCGGTATCGCACCGGCCGACCTCTGGCGGAACAGGGGTCTGCCGGCGTCCATATGTGGCGCCAGAGTGGTTTGTTCAATACACCAAATGATGTATCATATATTTATGAAACGCGCTATCGATTCAGGCATGACCGGGTCCATACAACCACGCATCAGGTCCATCACGTGCGGCCTTACGCCTGCTGAACGCTTGCCGCCGATGAGTCTGGATCCGATGACACTGCGGATACCTGCTCAGGTCCTGGCAGTCACCGGACCGGTGGTGCACCGGTCGTCCCCCTACCATGGCAGGTGTGGGCTGGTCTTGTTGCTGCAGAATGCTTCGGAGCAGCGGTTTGTGCTCAAGGTCGCCCGCGGAGCGTATCGCATGCAGGAGCTCGCCCTTGAATATGAGGTGCTGAAGCTGCTTCATGGAACGGCGATCCCTGTGCCGATGCCCCTTGTCCATGTCCAGAACCGGCCTCTTGGATTCTTGTTGCTGGAGCACGCTGCTGGCCGCTCTGCGACCGACGTTCTGCGTGAGGCTGGTTCCAGTGACGACCGAGACCGTATCGCCATGGCTATGGGCTCCATGCTGTCGATGCTGCACCATCTGCCGGTAGGAACGGTGAGCTGGCAGGATTGCGTCGACGGGCAGCTGCTCTGGGCCGAGCGTCATCTGCAGGAGAAGGTGATGAGCAGGGCCGAATTCCGCGCCAAGGGCATCACGGGCGACCCCGTCAAGGAACTTGAGCGCCTGAGGGCGACCTGTCCCACGCCGGGCGTTGTCGCCGTCCTGCATGGCGACTTTCGACCAAAGAACGTTCTGCTGGATGGGGAGCGGATCATGTCCGTGCTGGACTGGTCCTTCGCGGACCTCGGCGATCCATGGTACGATCTCGCAACGATGTTCGGGTATCTGGACCCCGCCGGTCAGCAGGTGTTCCTGAATGCGTACGGGCTCGAGACCGTCGACCGCGAGCGTCTGGACTGGTTCCGCTCCCTCTCCGTCTACCTGGCCGTCTGAAGTTCGGCTATAGATCCAGCGAACTTCTGCGCGCGAAAGCCTCCTATGATCGCACCTTACGGACGTAGACCACGGATCCCGCAACGAGGAAGGTGATGCCGGCGAGTCCCAGAACCAGCAGATTTGGCGCGATCGCAGCAAATCCCAATCCGCGGACGACGATCTTGTTGAGGCCGTTGACGGCCCAGTACTGCGGAAACGCACGTGCCAGCTGCTGCATGAACGGAGGGGACACCTCGATCGGCCACCACGAGCCCGCAATCATCGAGGTCCCGTACGTCACGAATGACGCGATGACCCCTGCCTGAGCCATCGTTGTGCACAGCGACCCGACCAGGACGCCAAGCCCGGTGGCCGCGAATACGTACACCAGAACCATCACTGCAACCGCCAGAGGGTCGCGGCCCCAGTCAACCCTCAGAACCAGTCTTCCCCACAGGATGAACAGGGCAAACTGCGCAATCCCTACGACCATCATTGCCATGAGTTTTCCGCCGAGGAAGGCCATGGTGGACGTCGGGGTTGTCATGATGCGGGCAAGGGTGTTGCGGAGGCGCTCGCTTACCAGGGCGGTAGCGGTCCCCAGGACGCCGGCCATGACGAACATGGCGCCGAACCCGGTACTGCTCTGCGTCGCGCTGTCTGGGAGCTGGACCTGTGGCTGCGTGCGCGCCAGGACGGAGTAGTCGGTTGTGACTGTCGGCGCGTCGGACAACGTCGTGCGCGCGCTGGCGAATGCTGTTCGCCACGCCGCGAGACGACCAGCTGAATCGAGCGTCACCCACTGCGCAAGCTGATCAGTCGTGACCGAAGCTGCGTACGCCAGCGTCGATATGCGGGCGGCCGCATTGGACACGAGCTGCTCCAGGAAGTAGCCGGATGACTGCCCCGCCGACCGTACCACCTCGACACTCGTCCCGGTGCCGGCTTCCACGGCAGATCCAAACCCTCGCGGTATGACGATGAGCACGGGTATCTTCTGGTCTTTGAGCTGCTGCCTGCCGTCTGCCTCGGACGGGGTCTGGACGTCAAGCGCGGACTCGGCACGAAGGGCCTGCTCGAACACACTGCTGGCTGTCGAGTCGTCGAGGTCGACGAAAGCGACGGGCACTTTGGGCGCAGGACCGGAGGACCCGAATCCACCAAATGCTGCACCCACGATGGTTGTGAAGATGATGGGGACGAGCAGCAACCAGATGAACGACGATCTGTCCCGTGCGATGAGACGCAGCTGAAGACCTGCGACGACAAGCGCTGTGCGGAACATGGCAGACTCCTCTTCTAGTGGTAGTTCCTGTTCAGGACCGTGACGGAGATGAACAGGAATACGGCAGCCATAGCCAGACAGACGCCGACGGGGCGGAGGATGGACGAGACGCCGCCGCCGTTCACCATGAGGCTGGTGAAGCCTTCGATAGACCACCGCGTGAACGTGAGTCGCGACACGGAG from Coprothermobacter sp. carries:
- a CDS encoding GntR family transcriptional regulator; its protein translation is MEFDDRTPIYTQIMDLVKRRIAVGELKVGQQLPSVRDLAQQVVVNPNTVQKAYLELEREGYVATQRGMGTFVSGDHDTVDLLRQGLARDIVEAYVAGMRSLGYGPEEIAAMAGEAARKETK
- a CDS encoding multidrug ABC transporter ATP-binding protein, with protein sequence MSMLVQISSLTKRYITTTALSDVTLELPEGHIMGLLGPNGSGKTTLMKILAGLVSPTSGSVLVDGMAPGVETKAIVSFLPDVNHLDRWMSVGEAGDFYADFYVDFDQKRFEELLAIMRLTSGQKIGSLSKGMVEKARLSLVFSRRARLYVLDEPFGGLDPLARSQVLDALVANFRTDCSMILSTQMVAEVERFFDDVVFLDSGRVVLAGDAEELRTRRGASIEEIYREVYGHVEAR